A genomic region of Haliotis asinina isolate JCU_RB_2024 chromosome 1, JCU_Hal_asi_v2, whole genome shotgun sequence contains the following coding sequences:
- the LOC137285366 gene encoding uncharacterized protein produces the protein MYKKYKSSEKMGTGSSVSSPRPASGREDAGGRGGRSQATSPNRPVVTSQDSQAAKDVMISYSHADKEMMAKVKDVLESNGISVWVDVVGLNAGVDFLSKIGQAIIDAKLFIQLLSKNCVSSKYCQDELALAYVSNTAIFPITLTRPKELYPHMDTGMKLQLAGYQWVEIWEEGMFDAKMAEMIPMLKEALDEKDKDSETEKKDDSKEGRPKLERQQTRQNLNRKKAKNERVKRSDEELSLMPDEYWKKFFVGDSVVWNKFVDTFMSLYKRPLEQTFSSDDQTWLVSILRREMEVDDDGMLTKTSFKEFCTVDGEECPLWKRVEQQARESYAMKEVFDMDSSVRVEAIENLGRFRSNAVIDALRDLLTDPDANVRAVAAVSLARTEASDSHTVKHLLKILNDKDRLVREAGCLALGHLQAKSAVKKLLHMWRNDVISHVREAASVALQQIGGTEVDKAMHVTSVLADEIRQLTAE, from the exons TATAAGTCCTCTGAGAAGATGGGAACTGGCAGCAGTGTCAGCAGTCCTCGCCCAGCCTCAGGACGAGAGGATGCAGGAGGAAGGGGTGGGAGGTCCCAAGCCACCAGTCCAAACCGACCTGTGGTGACCTCCCAAGACAGCCAGGCAGCCAAAGACGTCATGATCAGCTACAGCCATGCTGACAAGGAGATGATGGCCAAGGTCAAAG ATGTGCTGGAATCTAATGGTATCTCTGTGTGGGTGGACGTTGTTGGCCTCAATGCTGGTGTCGACTTCCTCAGCAAGATAGGACAAGCAATTATCGATGCCAAG CTGTTCATCCAGCTGCTCAGCAAGAACTGTGTCAGTTCAAAGTACTGTCAGGATGAGCTAGCACTGGCCTACGTCTCCAACACAGCCATATTCCCCATCACACTCACTAGACCCAAGGAGCTGTACCCGCACATGGACACCGGCAT GAAGCTCCAGCTGGCTGGCTATCAGTGGGTGGAGATATGGGAGGAAGGCATGTTTGATGCCAAGATGGCAGAAATGATCCCAATGTTGAAGGAAGCACTCGATGAGAAGGACaaggattcagagacagagaAGAAGGACGACTCTAAAG AAGGTCGACCCAAGTTGGAACGACAACAGACTCGCCAGAATCTTAACCGAAAGAAAGCAAAGAATGAGCGTGTCAAAAGGTCCGATGAGGAACTGAGTTTGATGCCTGATGAATACTGGAAGAAGTTCTTTGTTGGCGACTCTGTAGTTTGGAACAA ATTTGTGGATACCTTCATGTCACTGTACAAGCGCCCCCTAGAGCAGACTTTCAGCTCTGACGACCAGACATGGCTGGTCAGCATCCTGAGACGTGAGATGGAAGTTGATGACGACGGCATGCTCACCAAAACCTCCTTCAAAG AGTTCTGTACTGTGGATGGGGAGGAGTGCCCCCTGTGGAAGCGAGTGGAGCAACAGGCGAGGGAGAGCTATGCCATGAAGGAAGTGTTTGACATGGACTCCTCGGTCAGAGTGGAAGCCATTGAGAATCTGG GCCGATTCAGAAGTAACGCTGTCATTGATGCTCTGAGAGATCTATTGACGGACCCTGACGCCAATGTGCGAGCTGTCGCTGCTGTGTCACTGGCAAGGACAGAGGCCAGTGACAGTCACACTGTGAAGCACTTGCTGAAGATCCTCAATGACAAGGACCGGCTGGTGAGGGAAGCCGGGTGCCTTGCTCTCGGACACCTACAGGCAAAGTCCGCGGTGAAGAAACTGCTGCATATGTG GCGGAACGACGTCATTTCCCACGTGAGAGAAGCGGCATCTGTGGCACTGCAACAGATTGGCGGGACTGAGGTGGACAAAGCAATGCATGTAACTTCCGTCCTGGCCGATGAGATCCGACAGTTGACAGCAGAATAG